Part of the Flavobacterium alkalisoli genome is shown below.
GGAAGAGTAGTTGGTACCGTAAAAGTTTCAATACCGTCATTTGGTGTATTTTCAATAAACATCTCAAATGTCTGTCCACCATCAGTAGAAAGAAGTATATCAACATTTGTAGTAAACATAGGAGTCTGGTCAGTTCCTGCAACATCCCATGTTATTGTTTCAGTTGTATTAGTTTGCCAAACCTCAGTAAATCCATGCTGAGAAGTTACAGCAAAAGGCCCTATGTCACCTAAAACAACAATCTGTTTATTAATCCTCGCTGTTTGTCCACCATTTGGAACCGCATTATCCCTTACAGTAAGAGCAAAGTTAAGCGTTCTTCCCACGATAGGGATAACCTGCCATTGAGGAGAAAGATTATTATCTAAAACATCTTCAAGAGGAGGGAAATATCTTTCCGGAACATCAACCGGGCTTAAAGACCTGAACATTGGAGCATCATTGGATAAAGGCGATGGAGACCCAACCACAATAGAACCATTTGCATCGGTCTCTTCCCAACAGTAGGTAAGTGCATCACCATCAGCATCAGTAGCAGTAGCCGTCAAAACAAATGCTGTTGCCCTAGGTATATATGTACCCCCCTGAAAACCTATTTCAGGAGCAGCATTATTATTATCTGTCTCTTCTGCACAGTTTATTGAGCTTATAAAAGAAAATACTTCTCCTATACTTACTGCATGAAAATATGCATCAGAATTTTCCTGTACGTCGGCATTTGCACAAATACCGGCATAACCCATAATAGTAGTACCACTACCTGGCTCTACTGCTGTTTGAGCACTACGGTTTCCGTTACAAGAACCCGAATTTCCTCCACTTGCATTAAAAGTATGTCTTGCCGAAAACTGGTGACCCATTTCGTGGCAAACATAATCTACATCATAAGAATCTCCTACAGGATTAGAGCTACCGGTTACACCTCTCGCTTTACTGTTACTGCAAACACAACCTAATTGTGCTATACCTCCACCACCGGTACTTACTACGTGGCCAATATCATAATTTGAAAAACCAATATTCCCATCAATAACACTTTGCACCTCACTTAACAAAGTACTTCCATTTTCGTTAGAAAAAGGATTAGAACCTGAAGTAACAAAAATTACACTCTCATTATTAGGTATAATTTCCATAGTTATGGCAAAATCTTTTTCATAAATACCATTAACTCTTGTCATGGTAACATTCATAGCCGCTAAAACAGCAGCCTTTTTCTCAGCTGTTGTACCGCTGGCAGCTCCCGCCGCAGTAAAGTGGTATTGTGCATAAGTGTAAGTACAAGCCATTGCCAGCCTGTAAGTTCTTAAAACACCATCGTTAGACTGAGTATTTTTTACATTAAATTTCTGACCAAACTCAACTGCATCATCCGCTTCAGCTGTTTCACAGTCAAAAGACCTTCCGCCTGTAAGGCTAGATTTTTTATATAAGATATAATTTTGAAGATCCTTAGTATAAGTATCTATATAATAAGTTCCCTTTGTTGAAAAGGTAATTGTATGTAAACCAAAAATAGTGGTGCTGAAACGAATTGTAGATGTAGGGTTATCAATTCCTTTACCAACATAAGATTGTATTTCAGGATGATTTGAAGCAAGATCAGGATGCATTACTGATGCCTCATAAATCCTGAATCTTTCCAGTTGCCCTTCAAGATTAGGAAAAGAGACAATTACCTGAGATTCACCTGAAAAATTCTTTCTTGACGGAGCAGACGAAAGTACGTTTTTCATCGCTTCAAAATTCAGATGGTACAACTGATATTCAACCGGCATATCAGCACGATCTGTTTTTTCATAAGATACTAAACGCTCTTCTGATGTTTCACTCCATAGATTTGATTGAGAATAGCCCCATGCAGACTGCATGATAACTATCAAAATAATTAATAGCTTTTTTGTCATTGTAATAGTAGTATATTTATCATAGCTGACAAATATACTGATTAATGTTACTAAAAATTAGACTTTTAGCCTCAGAAAAATGTTAATTTCTTATTTTCATCGCTAAAAAACTATATTTTAAAATAAAATCTTCATCATTATTATAATATACCCTCTTCTTATTAAATTTGCTTTATCATAACTCTATTAGCCTTTGAAAATCTTCAATTCAATACAGGAATTTAATACCGATGTACGAACCATTGTAACACTGGGCACTTTTGACGGTGTGCATAAGGGTCATAAAAGCATCCTGGAAAAAATAACCTCGAGCAGTAAAAAAGCGGGATGCGAAAATGTATTACTCACATTTTTTCCTCACCCGCGTATGGTGCTTCAGCAAAACACTGATATCAAGTTACTAAACACCATAAAAGAAAAGGCAATGTTACTGGAAGAGTATGGTATAGATAATCTGATTATCCACCCGTTTGACCATTCTTTTTCACGCCTAACTGCCGAAGAATTTGTAAAAGTCATCCTGGTTGATAAACTTAAAGTGCAAAAGATAATAATTGGCTATGATCATAGATTTGGACGTAACAGGACTGCCAATATAGATGATCTTATTATTTTTGGAAAAGACTACAATTTTGAGGTAGAACAAATATCGGCTCTTGAGATAAACGAAGTATCGGTAAGTTCAACCAAAATAAGAAATGCCTTAAATGCCGGTTATCTGGAAACTGCAAACAGGTATTTAGGGTATCCTTACTTTTTAACGGGAACTGTAGTAAAAGGTAAACAACTTGGCAGAACCATAGGTTTCCCAACAGCAAACATACATATAACCGAAAGTTATAAGCTTATACCCATAAAAGGTGTTTATGTTGTTTCTTCTGAAATTAAAGGACAAAAAGTTTTCGGGATGATGAATATAGGCAATAATCCTACCGTAGGAGGCGTTGCAGAGTCTATAGAAGTACACTTCTTTAATTTTAATGCTGATATATATGATTCTGAAATAAGGGTCAACATACACTACAGGATACGTGACGAAATCAAATTCCCCAGTGTAAACCACCTGAAAGATCAGCTTATGGAAGACCAGAAAATATCACTGGAATATATTTCTCAAAAACTGTCATGAAAAATTACCTTTTCCGGCAAATAGACAATGCCCCTCTTATTGTTTTCAGGATATTCTTCGGGTTCCTGCTCGCCTGCGAAACCTTTGGTGCTATCTTAACCGGATGGGTAAAAGAAAATTTTATAGATGTAGAATTTACATTTTCACATATTGGGCTTGACTGGTTACAGCCTCTGCCGGGAATAGGAATGTATTTTTACTTTTGCCTTATGGGTGTTTTAGGCCTATTGGTTATGGCAGGCTATAAATACAGATGGACATTAGGTGCCTACACCCTACTTTGGGCCGGTGTGTATTTTATGCAAAAAACATCTTACAACAACCATTACTACCTTCTTTTACTGGTTTGTATAATAATGTGGTTTTTGCCGGCCAATACTTATGCCTCGCTAGACGCTAAACAAAAATCTTCTGTCAAAAGCCTTACAATGCCAGCATGGTGTTCGTGGGTTATGATAACTCAGGTAACCATAGTATACTTTTTTGCTACTATAGCAAAATTCTACCCCGGATGGCTTGACGGAACGTTTACTAAAAACCTGCTGGATCGTTCGGTTACAATTCCTGTACTACATGATATTTTTACCCAAAAATGGTTCTACCTTTTTATTGCCTATGCAGGTATAGCATTCGATTTGCTTGTAGTGCCATTGCTCCTGTTTAAAAAAACCAGGACCTGGGCTTTTATCGCTTCACTAATATTCCACCTTTTCAACTCCATAACATTACAAATAGGGATATTTCCGTTTTTTGCCTTAAGTTTTGTAGTATTCTTTTATCCTCCGGAAAAAATAAGAAGCATTTTCTTTAAAAAGAAACCTGTTATTACTGAGGAAATCGCACTAAAAGGCAGTCCTTATAAAACAACACTGTATTATTTTTTTATACCTTATTTAATAGTACAGCTAGCTTTACCGCTAAGGCATCATTTGATAAAAGGCGATGTATTTTGGACTGAAGAGGGCCACCGCCTTAGCTGGCGAATGATGCTTCGCACCCGTAACGGATATACAACCTACAAGGTAGTTGACAAAAAAACAGGTAAACCTATACCTTACAATGTACATACAAAAATGACCCGTAAGCAATATAACAGTATGTGCACTAAACCTGATATGATATGGCAATTTGCCCAACGTATTAAAAAAGAACAGGCACAAAAAGGGATTGACGTAGCTATTTATGCACAAACTGAAGCTGCAGTAAACGGAGCTCCTCTCAAAAAACTTATCAACTCTACAGTAGATTTGGGCGAGGCAGAGTGGCATTATTTCTCCCATTCACCATGGATAATACTCTATGAAGACATGGAATCCGTTCAAAAACAACCTTAATCCTCAATTATAAGAGTCATACTTCTTGTATTAAAATTTTATTAATTCTCTTACTTTTTTGCCTTTTTATAGCTAAATTTCGGAATAAATCGCAATAGACTTTGACTAGCATACTTCCCTCAAAAAGGAGTAATAACAGCCAAAAAAACTGTAACATAATTTATTAACGAATAAAACACAGCAGCTATGAAAGTTTCGAGGATAATAATTAACGGAATCATTATTTTTATCGGTATTGCACTATTTTTCCTTTTAATGGAAATGTTTGGCTTAGGAGATAAGATTTACCTAAGGCTTGTAAATTTTGTATTTGTAATATATGGTGTAAACCGAACTATTAAGCAGGATTATGCCGATCATATTGACGGATATTTTACTAACTTAAGTTCTGCCTTCTTCACGGCATTTACCAGTCTTGTAATAAGCATATTTGCTTTTATTGCGTATGCAGAATATAAAGGAGGTGAAGAGTACATACATACCTTTGCAGAAAACTATATTTTTGGAGGTACACCATCGCTTTACCAGTTTTGTATGGGCTTGTTTATAGAAGGTCTTGCGGCTAGTGCTATAGTATCATTCACATTAATGCAGTTTTGGAAAGATAAGGTTGAAAAAATCAATAAGGTAGACGACCTTAATCATAACTAAGCAAAGTTTAAAGTGTTTTTTCGGTTGTTAAAACGGAATTTGCTACTTTTGAGCCAACTTTAAAATTCCGTTATGAATACAATGAGACACGACTGGACTAAGGAAGAAATAATAGCATTATATAATAAACCGCTTATGGACCTGCTTTATGAAGCAGCGTCAGTTCACAGACAATACCATGACCCTAATATAGTACAGGTATCTACCCTGCTTTCCATTAAAACAGGAGGATGCCCTGAAGACTGCGGATATTGCCCTCAGGCTGCCCGTTACCATACTGATATAGAAGGCAACGACCTAATGAGTGTACAGCAGGTAAAAGCACAGGCACTGCGCGCTAAATCAAGCGGATCTTCAAGAGTATGTATGGGTGCTGCATGGAGAAACGTAAAAGACGGACCTGAATTTGATCAGGTACTGGAAATGGTAAGAACCATAAACAAACTTGATATGGAAGTTTGTTGTACACTGGGTATGATTACCGAAAATCAGGCTAAGCGCCTTGCCGAAGCCGGTTTATATGCTTACAACCACAACCTTGACACATCCGAAGAATATTACAAAGAAGTAATTTCCACACGTGGTTATGAAGACAGGCTACAAACAATAGACAATGTTAGAAAAACTAACGTTACTGTTTGTAGTGGCGGTATTATAGGAATGGGCGAAAGCGTAGAAGACAGGGCTGGTATGCTTGTAGCACTTGCTTCATTAAGTCCGCAACCTGAATCAGTTCCAATCAACGCACTTGTAGCTGTAGAAGGTACACCAATGGAGAATGAAAAACCTGTAGAGATATGGGAAATGATAAGAATGGTAGCTACTACCAGAATCGTTATGCCACAAACTCAGGTAAGACTTTCTGCCGGTAGAACCCAAATGTCGAGAGAAGGACAGGCCATGTGTTTCTTTGCAGGAGCTAACTCAATCTTTGCAGGAGACAAACTGCTTACAACCCCTAACCCGGATGTAAACGAAGACATGAAGATGTTTGAAATGCTTGGACTTATCCCGCAAAAGCCTTTCACTAAAAAATCACAGCCTCAAACTGTGGAAGCTCACGATTCAGAATATGCCCCTCTTGGCGAAAAACCAAAATGGACGCGCCCTGGTCACTCAATTGAACGTAACCTTAAAGCTTCAGGTAAAGCTTAAAAAATACAACTACATATAGTAAAGCTTTTCTCAAATTGGGAAAAGCTTTTTTATTTGCATTAAATTATAGTTTATATTTGGATTGATTAAATCCATCCCTTTTCTTCCGTGCACAAAAAAAGCCTTCAAATAGTATTCTCCTTTTTAATTGCGTTGTTTTTTATATCAACCGCAAGGGCAAATACTATACAACATTGTGATTCACTTATCAAAAAAGGTGTGGAATATATGTGGAAGAAAGAACATGTAAAGTCACTCGAACTACTTACACAGGCAAGAAACCTTGCCGAAAAGAACCACTGGTATGAGCAGGCTTTTTTAGCCACAAATAACATTGGCGCTAATTACTTTACCATGTTGGACTATGGCGAGGCCCTTAATTATTATCTGGAAAGTTATACCATTGCAGTAAAGGAACTGGACCCACAGCATGAAATGGTTGTTTTAAACAACATCGCCATTATATACACTAAAGAGAATAACTTTGAAAAGGCAGAGGAATACTTTAAAAAAGCCTATGAAATAGCCATAGAAAACAAGGACAAGATAAAGATTGGACTTTATGCCATGAATTTGGGTGGTGTAGCCAATGAAACAAACAGGCCCGAAGAAGCAAAAAAATACATTATAGAAGCAATCCCTTTACTGAAAGCCGATCCAAACCTTTATGTATTAGCCCAGATAACAATGGCAGAGAATGATTTGCTAACAGGCCATACAACGCAGGCAAGGGAGAAAGCCCTTAATCTGTATGCTACCTCAAAAAACCTTGACTTTAACGACATAGGTATTTCACTTTTGTTCATAATCACAAAAAGCTACCTGGCAGAAGGGAAGTATGACGAGGCTGCCGTTTCGGGGAAAAATATATTGGCAGAAAATCCTAATACCGAGACAAAAAAAACAACCTATGAGCTTCTATCAAAAATTTACTCTAAGCTAAAGCTTTACGATAAGGCATTACAGTATAAAGACTCTGTTTTATCGGCAGAAACAGAACTTAACGATATAAAAAACGGAAAGCTTTTAGAAACCAACAAGGTAAAATTTGAGATACAGAACTACAGGAATGAAATTGCCATAAATGAAGAAAAACTAAAAACCGAAAGAAAAACTTTCTATACCATTATAGCTGCGATAATGGCAGTAGTAACCATAATAATATTACTATTACGCAACCTGTCGGTTAAGCTAAAACAGAAAAAACTGATTGCCGAACAAAAGGAACAGGCTATTGCCCTGGAACTGGAAAAGGAAAAAAATGAAAACCTTGTACTGGAAAAACAGATAAGGGAAAAAGAAAATAAGGCCAAACTGGAACAGGAGCGTCTTAAAAATGAAATTGAATCGCGCAACAGAAAGCTTACGGCTAAGGCTCTTTATTTATCCGGCAGAAATGTGCTTATAGAAGATATTCTTACCAGCCTGTCTAAAATACCCGAACTATCAAAAAACAGTTCGCTTACTAAACACATAAAAACGCTTAGGGAACACCTTAAGTCAGATGATGAATGGGAAAATTTCATTACCCATTTTGAGGAAGTAAATCAGGGATATATAACACGTCTTAAAACAGTACACCCCTCACTAACTTCAAACGACATAAGGTTTATTTGCTATCTATACATGAACCTTACCTCAAAAGAAATAGCATCTATGCTAAACATTACTCTTGAGGCCTGCAGAAAAAGAAAAGAAAGGATTGCAACCAAGCTGGAACTTTCTGACAGCTCTCAGCTTTATGACTACTTATATACTATATAACAGCATTTTAAGCCAATCATCACAACAAAATTTAGTCGTTTTGTTAAATAAATAACACCTTAAACAATGTAAGCTGTTAAAATGTTGATATTTATAGCCAATACTGTACGAATATCGCAAAAATGTCTATCTTTAACGCGTTTGAAAGCAAATTTAGGCTATCATTTGCTTAAGTGAAGGCAGGCAGATTTAAGCTAAGATTTCAAATACCAAATAGAACTAACTCGGGTTAACCCCCCATTACATAACCATAGAAACCTATTTTTTATGAAGAAAATCTACTTGGCTGCCCTTGTGGCATTGTGTGGCCTTGCCGATGTTTCTGCACAGCAGGACCCGCACTATACGCAGTACATGTATAACATGAACGTGATCAACCCTGCCTATGCGGGCTCGAAGGAGAACTTGTCCTTTGGGTTATTGTACCGCAAACAGTGGGTTGACATCCAGGATTCCCCAACCACGGCAACCTTCTCAGGGCACAGTCCTGTTGGTAAGAATGTGGGATTGGGCCTATCGGTTATCAACGACCAGATTGGTCCTGTAAAGGAGACCAACACCTATGCGGACTTCTCCTACACCCTTAACTTAGGGGGAGAGCACCGCCTTGCCCTTGGCCTTAAGGCCGGAGCAACGTTCCACGATGTGGGGCTTTACAGTGATATCGGTAACGGATATGTACCGGCGCCGGGCGACCCTGCCTTCAGTGAGAACGTTAACAACACCTATTTCAACATAGGTGCAGGATTCTTCTACTACACCCAGAAGTACTATGTGGCCTTCTCGGTACCGAACATGCTTAAGAGCAAGCACCTTGACCTTACCCAAAGCGGAACTGACCTTCAGTTCGGATCGGAAGTTCAGCACTACTTCCTAACGGGGGGTTACGTATTCCAGTTATCGGATAACGTAAAGCTAAAACCCTCTTTCATGTTAAAATCAGCCTTCAACGTATCGCCTTCTATAGACGGTTCACTGAATGCGCTGTTCTTTGAGCGCTTTGAGATCGGGGCCACCTACAGGCTTGATGACTCTTTTGGTGGTATGGTCAACTACAGGATTACCCCTAACCTTAGGCTGGGTTATGCCTATGACCATATTGTTTCCGACCTTAACATCACTACCCCAGCCTCGCATGAGGTAATGCTGTTATTCGACCTGAACTTCCCTAAGAAAGTATCACGTTCACCACGTTATTTCTAACCTAAAAGCGACCAAGAAAAATGAAGAACCTATATATCAGTTTAAGTTTTATGCTGGCAGCACAGTTTGCCATGGCACAAAATAAGGAGACAGAAAAAGCAGATAAATTATACAGCCGTTTTGAATACATAGACGCGGCTCAGGAATATCTAAAACTTTCGGGTAAAAAAGACCCTTATGTTTACAGACAGCTTGCCGAGAGCTACTACAACATGTTTAATAGTAAAGAAGCTATTAAATGGTATGAAAAGGCTGTTAAAAGCAAACAGGATGCTGAGATTTATTACCACTATGCCCAGATGCTTAAGGCCGAAGGCAGGTATGAGGAAGCCAACGCGCAGATGATGACCTTTTCTAAAATGGTTCCTAATGATCAAAGGGCAATTATTTTCATGAAAGATCCTGATTACTTACCAAAACTAAAAAGCCAAACCAAGCTTTTTGACGAGAAGTATCTGGATATAAGTGATAAAAAATACACCGACTTTGGCGCTGTATTAAACGACGACAACACATTTTACTTTACAAGTACCCGAAATACAGAGCGCAGGACTTATGGAAGGAACGAGGAACCTTATCTTGACCTGTATGTAGCTACTTATCAGGGTGACGGAAAATTCAGCAAACCTACACCTGTAAGTGAAATAAACAGTAAATGGCATGATGGCCCGGCAGCAGTAACAGCAGATGGTAACACCATGTACTTTGCCAGCGAAAGCTTTAAAGAAGGTAAGTTTGAGAAAGACAAAGGACAGCAAACAGGATTATTATACCTGTTTAAAGCCACTAAAGAAAACGGGAAATGGGGTAATGTTCAGGCATTACCAGTAAACGATAAGCGTTGGTCTTCGGCTAACCCATCTATCTCTGCAGACGGTAAAACTTTATATTTCTCATCAAACAGACAGGGGTCATTAGGTGAAACCGATATCTGGAAAGTAGAGATTAAAGGTGATAACTCTTATGGTAAACCAGAAAATCTGGGACCAAAAGTTAATACAGAAGGAAGGGAAAGTTTCCCATACATAACTGCCGACAATAAATTATTCTTTGCTTCTGAAGGAAGAAAAGGATTTGGAGGTTATGATGTTTACATGATAGACCTTGCTAATAACGGCGAAGCTATTAACCTTGGTGAACCTATCAATACAGCTAAAGACGACTTTTCATTCAGTTTTAATACAGCTCAAAATGTTGGTTTCTTTGCCAGTAACCGTTTAGGTTCAGACAACTTGTATATGGCTATCCCTATTTGCGGAGTACAGGCTATTGTAACGGTTAGAGATTCTAAAACAGGAAAAGTTATACCGGCAGGAAAAGTTGCAATACTTGACGACAGAAACAATGTAATTGAAACAAGAACTGCTGATGACAACGGTACTGTAAGCTATGAAGTAGATTGTGATACACCATACACTATACAGGCATCTGCCGAGGGCTATAAAACAGAAAACTTCCCTGTTGGTAAAACAAAAGGAGGAAAAGTTAATGTAATGGCCGATCTTGAGCCGCTACAGGATCTTATTGTAGGCGACAGGGTAGTATTAAACGAAATTTACTTTGAATACGACAAGAGCAATATTACTCAGGAAGCAGCTTCAGAGCTTAACAAACTGGTAGATGTTATGAAATCTTACCCTAATATGGTTATTGAGGCTCAGGCACACACTGACAGCAGAGGTAGCGACGAGTACAACCTAAAACTTTCTGACGAAAGAGCTAAGGCTGTAGTACAATATGTTGCTTCGCAGGGAATCTCAAGAGCAAGAATTTCAGGAAAAGGTTATGGCGAATCGCAACCAAAAGTAAATTGTGGTGACAACTGTACAGAAGAACAGCACGCAATAAACAGACGTAATGAATTTGTTATAATTAAGAAGTAAAACGATTAATATAACAACCAATATAAAAGCAGCCCTTCGAGGCTGCTTTTGCATTTATTTAACCTTTTTTTATAACGAATTTACGTAACCGAATTTTACAGTTTGGTAACGCTTTAGTAATTTTGTAACGAATTAACTTTCGCCTTTATCTATGCCTTTACACCTAACAGAAATAGAACGTGTAAAAACCATCTCGAAAGAAGATTTTTACAATAATTATGTAAAAAAGCAAAAACCACTTGTTATAGAGCAGCTAACTCAGGACTGGCCTGCCTACGAAAAATGGAAGCTAAATTATATTAAAGATATTGCAGGAGATAAGACTGTACCCCTATATGACGATCGCCCGGTATCCCACAAAGACGGATTTAACCAGGCACATGCCGAAATGAAAATGGCCGATTATATAGACCTGATGCAATCTAAACCTACAAACTATCGGATATTTCTATATAACCTAATGAAGGAAGTCCCTTCACTCCAAAATGACTTTAAATGGCCTGATTTAGGCATCAGGCTAATAAAGCAACTACCCATGCTGTTTTTTGGAGGGGAAAACTCAAAAGTATTTATCCACTATGATATAGATTACTCTAATATTCTTCATTTCCATTTTCACGGCAAAAAAAGATGCATTCTTTTTGCGCCAAACCAAACCCCTTACCTATATAAGGTTCCGCACGCGTTAATATCAAGAGAAGATATTGATTTTGACAATCCGGACCTTGACAGATGGCCTGCATTAAAACACGCAGAAGGCCTGGTGGCCAATTTAGAACATGGTGAAATGCTTTATATGCCCGAAGGCTATTGGCATTATATGAAATATATAACGCCAGGATTCTCTATGAGCTTAAGGGCGTTGCCAAGAAAATTCAGCAACCTGTCAAAAGCTGTCTATAATATTTTTATAATGAGGCATTTTGATAATATAATGAGACGCTATAAAGGCCAGGCATGGATTGACTATAAAAATGAAGAAGCCGTTAAGCGAACCCATAAAAAACTTAATATAACCCAATAATAAACAGTCCTGTTCGAAAGAATGGGATTTTTTATACCTTTAATAAAAGAGTACGCCCTATGCACAAAACATATACCGTAGAAGAAGCAAAACGAAAACTGGAACATTACTGTTCATATCAGGATCGCTGCCATGATGAAGTTGAGCAGAAACTAAAAGGCATGAACATGATACAGCAGGCGAGCGATGTAATTATTGCCCATCTTATAGAACATAACTTCCTAAACGAAGAACGTTTTGCCAAAAGTTTTGCAAGAGGTAAATTCCGCATTAAAAAATGGGGGCGTATCCGTATTAAAAACGAGCTTAAACTTCGTAATATTTCTAGATATAATCTGGATGCCGCATTAAAGGAAATTCCCGATGATGAGTATTTTTCAGCTTTCGATGAGCTAGCTGAAAAGCAATGGAAAAATATCAGGGAGTCTGATATTCAGAAGAAAAAGAAAAAAATATTTGATTTTTTAATGAGAAAAGGTTTTGAAAGCAATATTATTTATAACAAAATATCAGAATTATGTAAATAATAACTGATTACCCATTTTCTTAAATAAATGTTAAATATTTTTAGTATTTTAGCAGTCCCCACGAATATAAAATAACGTAAAAATCCCCTAGTGCTATGAGAATAAAACTTCTTTTGGCCACCTTGCTACTTACGGCCTTTTGCTACGGACAAGAGTTTAACTTTAATGAAATTAACACAACAGGCAGACAGCTGGTTTTTGCAAAACCCGATAGTGCTGTAGCTTATATTAAGCAGGGCCTTCGTGAAGCAAAAAGAAAAAAAGTTCACGATACTATTATAAGTGATCTTTATAATCTTTATGGCATCCGTGAAATAATGCTGACCGATTTTGACTCGGCAATTCATTATTTTCAAAAATCTGCCGATTATTCAAAAGATTTCAAAAAAAGACAGACCAAACCTCTTATTAATATCGCCTTATGCATAAGGAACAAAGGCGATTATGATGAATCTATAAAACAGTTAAATGTTTTGCTGAAAACCGGCGACCAGTCAGACAAAACAAAGGCAATTATATATGGTGAAATGGCATCAAATTATGCTTTAAAATTTGACAATGACACCGCGATAAAGTATCTCCTTAAAGCCATAGAAGTTCTTAAAAGGCTTAAAAATGATGTGGAAATTTACCCTGTTAAACAAAAACTTGCTAATATTTATCTTACAAAAGGAAATTATAACTTTGGCCTTGACCTTTATAACGAATGTATAGAAGGGTTCAAAAAAAGTGGCGACCTCAAAAATTATTACTATACTCTATTAAACAGAGCAGAATGCCTTATACAGCTTGACAGACTTAGTGAAGCAAAAAATGATTTAAGAATAAGCCTTGAAGGTCTTAAAACCTATAATGATATCGCTGTTATGGGTGTTGCCTATTCTAAAATAGGACATATTGAAGTACGTGAAGGAAATGAGAAACAGGCAATGGAGGATTATCAGCACGCCATAGATAACCTTTTATTGGTCAATTCTCCTTATGTTACCCGAATTGGAATGGAATATATTAACCACCTTAACCGATACGGACAAAAAAATAAATCACTTAAAATAGTCGAACAGGTTACTGCTACAGATTCCTATAAAAATGCCAATATTGAAGATAAAATGTATTTCCTTCAGGCAATGGCAGACACCTATAATTTAACCGGGAACTATAAAAAAGCTGCAGAAAACTATGTAGAAACCGTAAAACTTAAAGACTCCATAGCTATAATGGATAAAGAAAGCGCTTTAAATGAAGTACAGGGAAGACTGCAAAACGAACTTCAGCGTGAAAAGA
Proteins encoded:
- a CDS encoding tetratricopeptide repeat protein, which produces MWKKEHVKSLELLTQARNLAEKNHWYEQAFLATNNIGANYFTMLDYGEALNYYLESYTIAVKELDPQHEMVVLNNIAIIYTKENNFEKAEEYFKKAYEIAIENKDKIKIGLYAMNLGGVANETNRPEEAKKYIIEAIPLLKADPNLYVLAQITMAENDLLTGHTTQAREKALNLYATSKNLDFNDIGISLLFIITKSYLAEGKYDEAAVSGKNILAENPNTETKKTTYELLSKIYSKLKLYDKALQYKDSVLSAETELNDIKNGKLLETNKVKFEIQNYRNEIAINEEKLKTERKTFYTIIAAIMAVVTIIILLLRNLSVKLKQKKLIAEQKEQAIALELEKEKNENLVLEKQIREKENKAKLEQERLKNEIESRNRKLTAKALYLSGRNVLIEDILTSLSKIPELSKNSSLTKHIKTLREHLKSDDEWENFITHFEEVNQGYITRLKTVHPSLTSNDIRFICYLYMNLTSKEIASMLNITLEACRKRKERIATKLELSDSSQLYDYLYTI
- a CDS encoding PorP/SprF family type IX secretion system membrane protein, with amino-acid sequence MKKIYLAALVALCGLADVSAQQDPHYTQYMYNMNVINPAYAGSKENLSFGLLYRKQWVDIQDSPTTATFSGHSPVGKNVGLGLSVINDQIGPVKETNTYADFSYTLNLGGEHRLALGLKAGATFHDVGLYSDIGNGYVPAPGDPAFSENVNNTYFNIGAGFFYYTQKYYVAFSVPNMLKSKHLDLTQSGTDLQFGSEVQHYFLTGGYVFQLSDNVKLKPSFMLKSAFNVSPSIDGSLNALFFERFEIGATYRLDDSFGGMVNYRITPNLRLGYAYDHIVSDLNITTPASHEVMLLFDLNFPKKVSRSPRYF
- a CDS encoding OmpA family protein, with product MKNLYISLSFMLAAQFAMAQNKETEKADKLYSRFEYIDAAQEYLKLSGKKDPYVYRQLAESYYNMFNSKEAIKWYEKAVKSKQDAEIYYHYAQMLKAEGRYEEANAQMMTFSKMVPNDQRAIIFMKDPDYLPKLKSQTKLFDEKYLDISDKKYTDFGAVLNDDNTFYFTSTRNTERRTYGRNEEPYLDLYVATYQGDGKFSKPTPVSEINSKWHDGPAAVTADGNTMYFASESFKEGKFEKDKGQQTGLLYLFKATKENGKWGNVQALPVNDKRWSSANPSISADGKTLYFSSNRQGSLGETDIWKVEIKGDNSYGKPENLGPKVNTEGRESFPYITADNKLFFASEGRKGFGGYDVYMIDLANNGEAINLGEPINTAKDDFSFSFNTAQNVGFFASNRLGSDNLYMAIPICGVQAIVTVRDSKTGKVIPAGKVAILDDRNNVIETRTADDNGTVSYEVDCDTPYTIQASAEGYKTENFPVGKTKGGKVNVMADLEPLQDLIVGDRVVLNEIYFEYDKSNITQEAASELNKLVDVMKSYPNMVIEAQAHTDSRGSDEYNLKLSDERAKAVVQYVASQGISRARISGKGYGESQPKVNCGDNCTEEQHAINRRNEFVIIKK
- a CDS encoding cupin-like domain-containing protein, whose amino-acid sequence is MPLHLTEIERVKTISKEDFYNNYVKKQKPLVIEQLTQDWPAYEKWKLNYIKDIAGDKTVPLYDDRPVSHKDGFNQAHAEMKMADYIDLMQSKPTNYRIFLYNLMKEVPSLQNDFKWPDLGIRLIKQLPMLFFGGENSKVFIHYDIDYSNILHFHFHGKKRCILFAPNQTPYLYKVPHALISREDIDFDNPDLDRWPALKHAEGLVANLEHGEMLYMPEGYWHYMKYITPGFSMSLRALPRKFSNLSKAVYNIFIMRHFDNIMRRYKGQAWIDYKNEEAVKRTHKKLNITQ
- a CDS encoding regulatory protein RecX, producing the protein MHKTYTVEEAKRKLEHYCSYQDRCHDEVEQKLKGMNMIQQASDVIIAHLIEHNFLNEERFAKSFARGKFRIKKWGRIRIKNELKLRNISRYNLDAALKEIPDDEYFSAFDELAEKQWKNIRESDIQKKKKKIFDFLMRKGFESNIIYNKISELCK